AACCGACGCCACGGGTCTCAGCGGCGCGCTCACCCCGGACCGAGAACAGTAGGTTTATCACTCGCTCGGGGCGAATCTTCCAGTAGAATTACTTCAGGAGGTCAACTTTGACAGGAAATTACGCCCAACCGGAGGTGAACATCGGACTGGTCGGTCACGTAGACCACGGAAAGACGACGCTCGTGCAGGCGCTTTCCGGCGAATGGACCGACCAACACTCCGAGGAGATGAAGCGTGGCATCTCCATCCGGCTCGGGTACGCAGACGCCACGTTCCGGCAGTGTCCGGACCTCGACGAGCCAGAGCGATACACGGTAGACGAGACGTGCCCCGACGGCAGCGAGAGCGAGCCGCTCCGGACTGTCTCGTTCGTGGACGCACCGGGCCACGAGACGCTAATGGCGACGATGCTTTCGGGCGCGGCCATCATGGACGGCGCGGTGTTGGTCGTTTCTGCGACCGACCCCGTCCCGCAGGCCCAGACCGAAGAGCACCTGATGGCGCTGGACATCATCGGCATCGAGAACATCGTCATCGCACAGAACAAGGTCGATCTCGTTGACCGCGAGCAGGCCGAGCGCAACTACGAGGAGATTCAGGAGTTCGTGGAGGGAACCGTCGCCGAAGACGCGCCGGTCGTCCCCATCTCGGCCCAGCAGGAGGTCAACATCGACCTCCTGATTCAGGCGGTCGAAGACGAGATTCCCACGCCCGAGCGCGACCCGGACGCGGACCCGCGGATGCACGTCGCCCGAAGCTTCGACATCAACCGCCCCGGCACGGAGTGGGACGGTCTCGTCGGCGGCGTCCTCGGCGGCAGTCTGGTCGAAGGCAAACTGACCGACGGCGACGAAATCGAGCTTCGCCCCGGCCGCGAGGTCGAAGAGGGCGGAGAAACGCGCTGGGAGTCCATCGAGACCGACGTGCGCTCGCTTCAGGCGGGCAGCGACACGGTCGAAGAGGTGACGCCCGGCGGTCTGCTCGGCGTCGGCACGGGTCTCGACCCGAGTCTGACGAAGGGCGACGCGCTGGCGGGACAGGTCGCCGGAACGCCCGGCACGCTCCCACCGACGTGGGAGAAGTTCACGATGGAAGTGGACCTGCTCGAACGCCTCGTCGGACTTGACGATCAGGACATCGACGACATCTCGACCGGCGAACCGCTGATGCTCACCATCGGCACCGCGACGACGGTCGGCTCCGTGACCAGCGCCCGCGAAGGCGAGTGCGAGGTCGCGCTCAAGCGCCCCGTCTGTGCGCCCGAAGGTGCCCAGATCGCCATCAACCGCCGCATCGGCGCTCGCTGGCGGCTCATCGGGGTCGGCACCCTCACCGGATAGATGGTCGATACGGTCGCCATGGACACCAGCGCGCTCATGATGCCCGTCGAAGCCGACGTACGGGTTTTCGAGGAGCTAGAGCGCCTGCTGGGCGAGTTCGAGTGCGCGGTTCCGCGCGCGGTCTGCGAGGAACTGTCGAAGCTCTCGGACGGCGCGAGCGCGGAGGCCGTCGCGGCCAGCGTCGGCGCGGACTTGGCGACCGAGCGGTGTCGAGTCGTCGAACACGAAGCATCGTACGCAGACGACGTACTCGTCGAACTCGCCCCCGAGTTCGACTACGTCGTCACGAACGACGGTCCCCTCAAGAAGCGTCTGCTCGACGCGGGCGCACCGGTAATTCATATAAGGGGCCGGAACAAACTCGCAATTAGCAAACCTTAGCATGTACAAACGGGTCAGACTCAAGGATACGGTCGAGGTCCCCCCAGAACACCTCGCGGACGTGACGCCGAATCTAGTGAAGAAGCTGCTGCAGGACAAGTTAGAGGGTCGAATGGACGAAGACGTTGGAAGCGTCGTCAGTGTCGTGAACGTCAACGACATCGGCGACGGCGCGGTGCTTCCGAACCGGCCGGGCGTCTACTACGAAGCGGAGTTCGACGCGGTCACCTTCGACCCCAAGATGCAGGAAGTCGTGGACGGAGAGATCGTGGAAGTGGTCAGCTTCGGTGCCTTCGTCGGTATCGGACCGGTTGACGGCCTGCTCCACGTCTCCCAGATTTCCGACGAGTACCTCGCCTACGACGAAGAGGGCCAGATGCTCGCCTCCCGCGAGTCGAACCGCACGCTCGGCGTCGGCGACTCGGTGCGGGCGCGCATCGTCACGAAGAGTATCGACGAACGGAATCCGCGCGAGAGCAAAATCGGGCTTACCGCAAAGCAGGTCGGTCTCGGCAAGCACGGTTGGCTCAAAGAGGAGCGCGAGAAGCGACAAGCGACCACAGAGAGTGAGTAACGATGGCCAGTGACCGTCTCGCCTGCCGCGAATGTCACGCCGTGGCCGACCCCGACGAGGACACCTGTCCCATCTGTGGCTCGACCAGTCTCACCGAGGACTGGGCCGGGTACGTCATTATCGCCCATCCCGACGAGAGCGAAATCGCCGAGGAGATGGAAGTGACGAAAGCCGGAAAGTACGCGCTGAAGGTCCGATAAGCTCCCGTGGACGTTCTCGTCACGCTCCCCGCGGAGATGCGCGGAGAACTCAAGGAACCGATGGGTCCGATTTTCACCGACGCCGAGCGCCTGCTGGACGAGGCAGGCGACGGACCGCTCGTCGCCGTCGGCGACGTGGTGACCTACCACCTCGAACGTGCCGGAGTCGCCC
This genomic stretch from Halorussus pelagicus harbors:
- a CDS encoding translation initiation factor IF-2 subunit gamma produces the protein MTGNYAQPEVNIGLVGHVDHGKTTLVQALSGEWTDQHSEEMKRGISIRLGYADATFRQCPDLDEPERYTVDETCPDGSESEPLRTVSFVDAPGHETLMATMLSGAAIMDGAVLVVSATDPVPQAQTEEHLMALDIIGIENIVIAQNKVDLVDREQAERNYEEIQEFVEGTVAEDAPVVPISAQQEVNIDLLIQAVEDEIPTPERDPDADPRMHVARSFDINRPGTEWDGLVGGVLGGSLVEGKLTDGDEIELRPGREVEEGGETRWESIETDVRSLQAGSDTVEEVTPGGLLGVGTGLDPSLTKGDALAGQVAGTPGTLPPTWEKFTMEVDLLERLVGLDDQDIDDISTGEPLMLTIGTATTVGSVTSAREGECEVALKRPVCAPEGAQIAINRRIGARWRLIGVGTLTG
- a CDS encoding DUF188 domain-containing protein → MVDTVAMDTSALMMPVEADVRVFEELERLLGEFECAVPRAVCEELSKLSDGASAEAVAASVGADLATERCRVVEHEASYADDVLVELAPEFDYVVTNDGPLKKRLLDAGAPVIHIRGRNKLAISKP
- a CDS encoding DNA-directed RNA polymerase, whose product is MYKRVRLKDTVEVPPEHLADVTPNLVKKLLQDKLEGRMDEDVGSVVSVVNVNDIGDGAVLPNRPGVYYEAEFDAVTFDPKMQEVVDGEIVEVVSFGAFVGIGPVDGLLHVSQISDEYLAYDEEGQMLASRESNRTLGVGDSVRARIVTKSIDERNPRESKIGLTAKQVGLGKHGWLKEEREKRQATTESE
- the spt4 gene encoding transcription elongation factor subunit Spt4; the encoded protein is MASDRLACRECHAVADPDEDTCPICGSTSLTEDWAGYVIIAHPDESEIAEEMEVTKAGKYALKVR